A section of the Hevea brasiliensis isolate MT/VB/25A 57/8 chromosome 17, ASM3005281v1, whole genome shotgun sequence genome encodes:
- the LOC110637827 gene encoding uncharacterized protein LOC110637827, whose product MVVIEPEEDEQTLLSNPPKPKTIPSSSSSKDAESTSPVAVAAEAEDTNVNVNDSDGFETASEREVSDNEEIINEDTPQRPEPQPQPASPQEANADSSVNDDELQQKTLLQANDAKLEGNRLFGDGQYEEALLKYDAALQVALDVPSFVELRSMCHANRAVCFLKLGKYEDTIKECTKALELTPSYMKALLRRGEAHEKLEHFEEAIADMKKILELDPSNDQAKKAIHRLEPLAAEKREKMKEEMIGKLKELGNSVLGRFGMSVDNFKAVKDPNTGSYSISFQR is encoded by the exons atggtgGTGATTGAGCCAGAAGAAGACGAACAGACCTTACTCAGTAATCCTCCAAAGCCAAAAACAATTCCATCGTCATCGTCGAGCAAAGACGCTGAAAGTACTTCTCCGGTGGCGGTGGCGGCGGAGGCGGAAGATACGAATGTGAACGTGAACGACTCTGATGGGTTCGAAACAGCAAGCGAACGAGAAGTGAGCGATAACGAAGAAATCATCAATGAAGATACTCCTCAACGACCAGAACCACAGCCACAGCCAGCATCACCACAGGAAGCGAACGCGGACTCTAGTGTAAACGACGACGAATTGCAACAG AAAACTTTATTACAAGCTAATGATGCTAAATTGGAAGGCAATAGATTGTTTGGAGATGGGCAGTATGAGGAGGCATTATTAAAATATGATGCTGCATTACAAGTTGCATTGGACGTGCCTTCGTTTGTAGAGTTGCGTTCCATGTGCCATGCAAATCGTGCTGTATGCTTCTTGAAATTG GGAAAGTACGAAGACACAATCAAGGAATGTACAAAGGCCCTAGAACTAACTCCTTCCTACATGAAAGCTCTGCTCAGGAGAGGAGAAGCTCATGAAAAGCTTGAACACTTTGAGGAGGCAATAGCTG ATATGAAAAAAATCTTGGAATTGGATCCTTCAAATGACCAAGCTAAGAAAGCCATTCACCGCTTGGAACCGTTGGCTGCAGAAAAGCGAGAaaaaatgaaggaggaaatgatTG GAAAGCTGAAAGAATTGGGAAACTCTGTGCTAGGCCGATTTGGTATGAGTGTTGACAACTTCAAAGCAGTTAAAGATCCAAACACTGGTTCATATTCTATTTCATTCCAACGTTAG